In the genome of Phragmites australis chromosome 9, lpPhrAust1.1, whole genome shotgun sequence, the window ACGCCACATCTTTGTCCCTGGATCACCTGTTCCCTGTAATGCATGCATTCTGTGTGGATGCCAAAGATTTGTTCAGTATAACCTTCATATCATGTTTCACTGCAATATAACCTTCTCCTGTTTCGCTGTAATATAACCTTCATCATGTTTCAATTCATACTGTTCAGTTTCCTGATAGGTTGCTATTCTCTCTGCGTACTTCTTTGTCCCTGGATCACCTGCTCCCTGTAATGCATGCATTCTGTGTGGATGCCAAAGATCTGTTCAGTATAACCTTCATATCATATTTCACTGTGATATAGCCTTCATCCTGTTTCGCTGTAATATAACCTTCATCATGTTTGAATTTGTACTGTTCAGATTCCTGACAGGTTGCTATTCTCTATGCTTACTTCTTCTTCAGATAGCTTGGGGAGACAATGGGGGGAGGGAAGGACAAGCAAGACGAGGGCGACAAGGGCCTCTTCTCAAACATGATGCATGGTGTTGCCGGTGGCCATGGGTACCCGAATCAGGGATACCCTCCGCAAGGCTACCCGCCACCGCCAGGGGCATACCCTCCTCCCCCTGGGGCGTATCCCCCTCCGCCTGGGGCTTACCCCCCTCCGCCTGGGGCATACCCTCCACAATATGGGTACCCTCAACCAGGTGGCTACCCTCAACCAGGTGGCTACCCGTCGCACGGTGGCTATCCTCCTGCAGGCTACCCCGGCGCATCTCACCAGGGTGGTATGAATTGCTCTTCAATTGTATGCTTAGCTTCTAAAGTGCATGTGCTTTTTCTATTTTCCAAATAAAATGGTATTTGCTCATCTCATACTACCCTGAGTTCTAGATGGTGTTGGATTGCTGCTTGTTCCTAGTTATGCTGTACTCCAAGATATGTTTAATTGTTCAGTGCTGCATCTCCTACAGTTGCACCAACTTTGGTCATGAGGAGTTCGGTAGTTCTGTTTTGTCAATTCAGCCAAATGGTGATCCTGAAGCTCATTCCCATGGCCATGGACTCTTTGTGGTTGCAGGTCATGGTAGCAGCCATGGTGGGGGACACATGGGACCAATGCTAGCTGGAGGCGCAGtcgctgcagctgctgcttATGGAGCACACAAACTCTCCCACGGCCATGGAGGACACAGTGGACACGGTGGACTTGGAGCCTTTGGAGGAGGCCATGGCTATGGCGGTTATGGCCATGGCTATGGCGGCCACGGCAAGTTCAAGCATGGCCACGGCGGCCACGGCAAGTTCAAGCACGGTCACGGCAAGTTCAAGCACGGCAAGCATGGGCACGGCATGTTCGGCGGCAAGTTCAAGAAGTGGAAGTGATGTGCTCCCCCATGGTTGATCTGTGTAGGCCTCCAGAACTACTGTTGTTGGGAATGCCTTTGCGATGCATTTAGCAGGGTGACCGTTCATCCTTCCTCTATATTTCGGTACTCTTGTGCGAGTGACGAGATGGTTTGCTAATAAGTAACTGAATAACCAATTGACGATACCGTGTGTTGATGCTGTGCATACAAGTGCTCAGAAGGTCATTATTCTCTGATGGATTGATGCTGATTCCCTGCGTAAATCATGTCCATCGAAATTCTCTGAAGATCCGTTTCCTGTTGTGAATAATTGGTGCTGACACCGAGTATTGGTGCTGCCATTACAAAATTTCTGAATATTGTTCCCTGGTCAACCGATGCTGGTGCGGTTCGTTTATGCTGCCCGAAAGGAAGTCTGAAAATTAGACTACTCTCGATGGAAGGTATCAAGGCGTCACGTATGATTTTTATTTCTGATGTGGCATATAATTAAATAGGAGCAAGCAGGAAGCTATATCTCAAGATACAACTCTGGCATGAAATCCAACATTCTACAATATGATACTATACACCCAAGGGTATAGTTACTTCGATCATTGCTTCTGTCCTTTGCTGAAGGACTTGTGCCAAGTAAATGTTCTATTTGCAGCATTATGCGTTCCTGTAATCTTGGAGCTATATATGGATATGAATCGATCATGAAACTAGTCGCGTCCAAACATAAGCTACT includes:
- the LOC133928323 gene encoding glycine-rich protein A3-like → MGGGKDKQDEGDKGLFSNMMHGVAGGHGYPNQGYPPQGYPPPPGAYPPPPGAYPPPPGAYPPPPGAYPPQYGYPQPGGYPQPGGYPSHGGYPPAGYPGASHQGGHGSSHGGGHMGPMLAGGAVAAAAAYGAHKLSHGHGGHSGHGGLGAFGGGHGYGGYGHGYGGHGKFKHGHGGHGKFKHGHGKFKHGKHGHGMFGGKFKKWK